One window of the Pempheris klunzingeri isolate RE-2024b chromosome 10, fPemKlu1.hap1, whole genome shotgun sequence genome contains the following:
- the LOC139208798 gene encoding transmembrane protein 237A-like, whose translation MPTVKSKKKKPKKEVNDGEEQGEVALEVEDGTNKNHSDSRDPLTPEPQDPAPQKKKKKKRAPTIDQEAEQADMPNGNMAESVMGGEETTVAVTRKTKRKRKAKASEHYNNDLGAEDEDIVTDAQSPIPQHSLFSAPHGHSQPVGKVFVERNRRFQAERVEQLRHSDMMDDYMDPRQIWTTRDVAMRVHSGFRVIGLFSHGFLAGYAVWNIIVVYVLAGEQMTTLPNLLQQYHPLAYPAQSLLYLLLAISTVSAFDRVNLAKASMALRGFLTLDPVALASFLYFIALILSLSQQMTSDRINLYPTANETLWPPGSEEQILRPWIVVNLVVALLVGLAWAVVSTRPDIDYTEEFLMTMEVEGYPKGDETLDIPA comes from the exons ATGCCAACCGTcaagagcaagaagaagaagccaaAGAAGGAGGTCAATGATGGCGAGGAACAGGGAGAAG TGgctctggaggtggaggatgggACCAATAAGAACCACTCTGACAGCAGAGACCCTTTGACCCCAGAACCGCAGGATCcagcaccacagaagaagaagaaaaaaaagagagcaccTACTATTG ATCAGGAAGCAGAGCAAGCTGACATGCCAAATGGTAACATGGCCGAGTCTGTCATGGGTGGAGAAGAAACAACTGTTGCTGTGaccagaaagacaaaaagaaagag GAAAGCAAAGGCGTCAGAACACTACAACAATGACCTGGGAGCAGAGGACGAAGATATCGTCACAGACGCCCAGTCCCCTATCCCCCAGCATTCCCTGTTCTCCGCTCCCCATGGGCATAGCCAACCGGTCGGCAAAGTCTTCGTGGAAAGGAACA ggcgtTTCCAGGCAGAGCGAGTTGAGCAGCTCCGACACTCAGACATGATGGATGACTACATGGACCCCAGACAGATCTGGACCACCAGAGATGTCGCAATGAGGGTCCACAGTGGCTTcag GGTGATTGGTCTGTTCTCTCACGGTTTCCTGGCCGGCTATGCCGTCTGGAACATCATTGTTGTGTATGTGCTGGCCGGCGAGCAGATGACCACACTGCCTAACCTGCTGCAGCAGTACCACCCACTGGCCTACCCAGCTCAGTCTCTGCTCTACCTGCTGCTGGCAATCAGCACTGTGTCTGCATTTGACAg GGTGAACCTGGCCAAGGCCTCCATGGCACTGAGAGGCTTCCTTACCCTGGACCCTGTTGCTTTGGCTTCTTTCT TATATTTCATAGCCCTGATCCTGTCACTCAGTCAGCAAATGACCAGCGATCGCATCAACCTCTATCCTACAGCAAATGAAACTCTGTG GCCTCCAGGTTCAGAGGAGCAGATCCTGCGGCCCTGGATTGTAGTGAACCTGGTGGTGGCTCTGTTGGTGGGTTTGGCCTGGGCTGTGGTCTCCACTCGGCCAGACATAGACTATACAGAAG AGTTTTTGATGACAATGGAAGTGGAGGGATACCCAAAAGGAGATGAGACTCTGGACATCCCTGCCTGA